Proteins co-encoded in one Streptococcus pyogenes genomic window:
- a CDS encoding zinc ABC transporter substrate-binding protein AdcA produces the protein MKKKILLMMSLISVFFAWQLTQAKQVLAEGKVKVVTTFYPVYEFTKGVIGNDGDVFMLMKAGTEPHDFEPSTKDIKKIQDADAFVYMDDNMETWVSDVKKSLTSKKVTIVKGTGNMLLVAGAGHDHHHEDADKKHEHNKHSEEGHNHAFDPHVWLSPYRSITVVENIRDSLSKAYPEKAENFKANAATYIEKLKELDKDYTAALSDAKQKSFVTQHAAFGYMALDYGLNQISINGVTPDAEPSAKRIATLSKYVKKYGIKYIYFEENASSKVAKTLAKEAGVKAAVLSPLEGLTEKEMKAGQDYFTVMRKNLETLRLTTDVAGKEILPEKDTTKTVYNGYFKDKEVKDRQLSDWSGSWQSVYPYLQDGTLDQVWDYKAKKSKGKMTAAEYKDYYTTGYKTDVEQIKINGKKKTMTFVRNGEKKTFTYTYAGKEILTYPKGNRGVRFMFEAKEADAGEFKYVQFSDHAIAPEKAKHFHLYWGGDSQEKLHKELEHWPTYYGSDLSGREIAQEINAH, from the coding sequence ATGAAAAAGAAAATTCTTTTAATGATGAGTTTAATCAGTGTCTTTTTTGCTTGGCAACTTACTCAGGCAAAACAAGTCTTAGCAGAGGGTAAAGTGAAGGTGGTGACAACTTTCTATCCTGTTTATGAATTTACAAAAGGGGTTATTGGTAATGATGGCGATGTTTTCATGCTTATGAAAGCAGGAACGGAACCTCATGATTTTGAGCCTTCTACAAAAGACATTAAAAAAATCCAAGATGCAGATGCATTTGTTTATATGGATGACAATATGGAAACTTGGGTTTCTGATGTGAAAAAATCATTGACATCTAAAAAAGTGACCATCGTCAAGGGAACTGGTAACATGCTCTTGGTAGCAGGAGCTGGACATGACCATCACCATGAGGATGCTGACAAAAAGCATGAGCATAATAAACATAGCGAAGAAGGACACAACCATGCTTTTGACCCACACGTGTGGTTGTCACCATACCGTAGCATTACAGTCGTTGAAAATATTCGCGACAGTCTTTCAAAAGCTTACCCAGAAAAAGCAGAGAACTTCAAAGCCAATGCCGCTACTTATATTGAAAAATTAAAAGAGCTTGACAAAGACTATACGGCAGCACTTTCAGATGCTAAGCAAAAGAGCTTTGTGACACAACACGCAGCTTTTGGTTATATGGCACTTGACTATGGCTTGAACCAAATTTCTATTAATGGTGTCACACCAGATGCAGAACCATCAGCAAAACGTATTGCTACTTTGTCAAAATACGTTAAAAAATATGGCATCAAATACATTTATTTTGAGGAAAATGCGTCAAGTAAAGTCGCAAAAACCCTAGCTAAAGAAGCAGGAGTTAAAGCGGCTGTGCTTAGTCCGCTTGAAGGTTTGACTGAAAAAGAGATGAAAGCTGGCCAAGATTACTTTACGGTCATGCGTAAAAACCTTGAAACCTTACGCTTAACCACTGATGTGGCTGGTAAAGAAATTCTTCCAGAAAAAGACACGACTAAGACAGTTTACAATGGTTATTTCAAAGACAAAGAAGTCAAAGATCGTCAATTATCTGACTGGTCAGGTAGCTGGCAATCTGTTTACCCCTATCTACAAGATGGTACTTTAGACCAAGTTTGGGACTACAAGGCTAAAAAATCTAAAGGTAAAATGACAGCAGCCGAGTACAAAGATTACTACACTACTGGTTATAAAACTGACGTGGAACAAATCAAAATCAATGGTAAGAAAAAGACCATGACCTTTGTTCGTAATGGTGAAAAGAAAACCTTCACTTACACATACGCCGGCAAAGAAATCTTGACCTATCCAAAAGGAAATCGCGGGGTTCGTTTCATGTTTGAAGCTAAAGAAGCAGATGCTGGCGAATTCAAATACGTTCAATTCAGTGACCATGCCATTGCTCCTGAAAAAGCAAAGCATTTCCACCTGTACTGGGGTGGTGACAGCCAAGAAAAATTACATAAAGAGTTAGAACATTGGCCAACTTACTACGGTTCAGACTTATCTGGTCGTGAAATCGCCCAAGAAATCAATGCTCATTAA
- a CDS encoding GntR family transcriptional regulator produces MPKEQPLYLQIVDDLEVKIKKSMTENDKLLSERELSDLYGVSRITIRLTLKELELRDLIYKKQGKGTYVSGIKEPATDLSSTYSFTEQMKKMGKTPKTEILSFEQYQVTPYLSGLLELDPDTEVFELERLRIADDMPLMFERSYIPAQPFQGLSIADLKRKALYDIFAKDYQETIRLAEEEFYASIALDYEAGLLGIKKGDPVLHIIRKTYNDKNILIELTFSIARADQFRYRVQHHPNG; encoded by the coding sequence ATGCCAAAAGAACAACCACTCTATCTACAGATTGTTGATGACTTGGAAGTGAAAATCAAAAAAAGCATGACAGAAAACGATAAGTTGTTGTCAGAACGAGAATTAAGTGACCTTTACGGTGTTAGTCGTATCACGATTAGACTGACTCTTAAGGAATTGGAATTACGAGACTTAATTTATAAAAAGCAGGGCAAGGGGACTTATGTTTCAGGAATCAAAGAACCTGCCACTGATTTATCAAGTACTTACAGCTTTACAGAGCAGATGAAAAAAATGGGGAAAACTCCTAAAACAGAGATTCTTTCTTTTGAACAGTATCAGGTAACACCTTACTTGTCTGGTCTCTTAGAGCTTGATCCCGATACAGAAGTTTTTGAATTAGAACGCCTAAGGATTGCAGATGATATGCCCTTGATGTTTGAACGATCCTATATTCCTGCTCAGCCTTTTCAGGGGTTAAGCATTGCGGACTTAAAGCGTAAAGCTTTGTACGATATCTTTGCAAAGGACTATCAAGAAACAATCCGTCTTGCAGAAGAAGAGTTTTATGCCAGCATTGCCTTGGACTATGAAGCAGGTCTCTTAGGCATTAAAAAGGGAGATCCTGTCTTACATATTATTCGTAAAACTTATAATGATAAAAATATCTTAATTGAATTGACTTTCAGCATTGCAAGGGCGGATCAGTTTAGGTACCGGGTGCAACATCACCCTAATGGTTAA